The following are encoded in a window of Fulvia fulva chromosome 7, complete sequence genomic DNA:
- a CDS encoding tRNA (guanine(26)-N(2))-dimethyltransferase has product MIAASCAKLMLQRAIRAFVGLASHNHITAKYHFIRLSSQRHSRPSSIASHIFTRSMATDEAPPTTSSPPVPLSAPPAVGQLVEHEGKTYETIREGGAYILIPPNTQKHVDPQAKLAEGEKAQNVFYNPIQQFNRDLSVLSIKAFGEDWMERKRLRNDRNKERHSKKQHKKRKLAWSKQDETLDDGGAQKLRKAEDGKPTPANSEVLTNGNGEADSEPDVTVIVDKPETAYTAQETDAQSHTATNGDAKINGPRFSILDALSATGLRALRYAKEIPFTSSVVANDMNPNATKSMALNIAHNGLTSKITPNTGDAIGHMYSVAYPSTGAHGPNHVSKKYDVIDLDPYGTAAPFINAALQALNDGGLLCVTCTDSGVFASAGYCEKTYSLYGGMPAKGPYCHEAGLRLIIGSIAKAAAAIGIAIEPLLSLSIDFYARTFIRVRKSPADVKYLAGKTMYVACCDAGCGAWTTSMIGRNTKQTAKNRADTFKHGIGQVEADKECRHCGFKTHIAGPMWGGPLHNGAFIEKLLEDLEEADSSVYETKPRLEGMLSTALDELLVNEAATRYIPKKDRKEGDEMIPQVPAEAVDAHPFFFNPSAVSKVIHCVAPSAAAINGALRHLGYRATRSHCQAGSIKTDAPWSVIWEMMREWVRQKSPIKDLKENTPGRKIMADETKSLKVVFDEGLGKDKERPGGKRLVRYQQNPRENWGPMTKAKGSA; this is encoded by the exons ATGATTGCTGCTTCCTGCGCGAAACTGATGCTGCAGCGCGCAATCAGAGCATTTGTAGGACTGGCATCGCACAATCATATCACAGCTAAGTACCATTTCATTCGCCTCTCATCTCAGCGACATTCGAGGCCGAGCAGCATAGCAAGTCACATTTTCACTCGAAGCATGGCCACCGACGAAGCGCCCCCGACCACCTCATCGCCGCCCGTGCCTCTCAGCGCACCTCCCGCAGTCGGCCAACTCGTCGAGCATGAAGGAAAGACATATGAGACCATCAGGGAGGGAGGCGCATACATCTTGATCCCGCCAAACACGCAAAAGCATGTCGATCCGCAAGCGAAATTGGCCGAGGGAGAGAAGGCGCAGAACGTGTTCTACAACCCGATCCAGCAGTTCAACCGCGACTTGAGTGTGCTCTCGATCAAGGCTTTTGGTGAAGACTGGATGGAGCGAAAGAGGCTGCGCAACGATAGGAACAAGGAGCGGCACAGCAAGAAGCAGCATAAGAAGCGAAAGCTGGCATGGAGTAAGCAAGATGAGACTCTGGACGATGGCGGCGCGCAGAAGCTGAGAAAGGCAGAAGATGGGAAGCCTACACCAGCTAACAGCGAG GTACTCACGAACGGCAATGGCGAGGCGGACAGTGAGCCTGATGTGACTGTCATTGTGGACAAGCCAGAAACTGCATACACCGCGCAGGAGACCGATGCGCAGAGCCATACAGCCACCAACGGGGATGCAAAAATCAACGGACCGCGCTTCAGCATACTGGACGCTCTATCAGCAACGGGCCTACGAGCCCTCCGCTATGCCAAGGAGATCCCATTCACCTCTAGTGTGGTCGCCAACGATATGAACCCGAATGCTACAAAGAGTATGGCACTGAACATCGCACACAATGGCTTGACTTCAAAGATCACACCGAATACTGGCGACGCAATAGGCCATATGTACAGCGTGGCATACCCATCTACTGGAGCGCATGGACCGAACCACGTCTCCAAGAAGTACGACGTGATCGACCTGGATCCATACGGCACAGCGGCACCGTTCATCAACGCTGCACTGCAGGCTCTCAACGATGGTGGCTTGCTCTGTGTCACCTGCACCGACTCCGGCGTGTTCGCATCGGCTGGCTACTGCGAGAAAACGTACTCTCTGTACGGAGGCATGCCCGCGAAGGGACCATACTGCCATGAGGCTGGCCTTCGCCTTATCATTGGCTCCATCGCCAAGGCCGCCGCTGCCATCGGCATCGCAATCGAGCCTCTCCTATCCCTGAGCATTGACTTCTATGCACGGACATTCATCAGGGTACGCAAGAGCCCAGCCGATGTCAAGTACCTCGCTGGCAAGACAATGTATGTCGCCTGCTGCGATGCTGGCTGTGGTGCCTGGACTACCAGCATGATCGGGCGTAACACAAAACAAACTGCTAAGAACCGTGCCGACACGTTCAAGCACGGGATCGGCCAAGTCGAAGCGGACAAAGAATGCAGGCATTGCGGATTCAAGACTCATATCGCCGGACCTATGTGGGGTGGTCCACTGCACAACGGCGCTTTCATAGAGAAGCTGCTCGAGGATCTTGAAGAGGCCGATAGTAGTGTGTATGAGACGAAGCCACGACTTGAGGGCATGCTCTCCACCGCTCTCGATGAGTTACTGGTCAACGAGGCGGCCACGCGATACATCCCGAAGAAAGATCGCAAAGAAGGCGATGAGATGATCCCCCAGGTACCCGCAGAGGCCGTCGATGCACATCCCTTCTTCTTCAACCCGTCGGCAGTCTCGAAGGTCATCCACTGCGTCGCACCATCTGCAGCCGCCATCAATGGCGCTCTACGACATTTGGGATACCGTGCGACGCGTTCTCACTGTCAAGCTGGCTCCATCAAGACAGATGCGCCATGGAGTGTGATCTGGGAGATGATGCGCGAGTGGGTTCGCCAGAAATCGCCCATCAAAGATCTTAAGGAGAACACGCCTGGACGAAAGATAATGGCTGACGAGACCAAGAGCTTGAAGGTGGTCTTTGATGAGGGTTTGggaaaggataaggagagGCCTGGGGGTAAACGTTTGGTTAGGTACCAGCAGAACCCGAGGGAGAATTGGGGTCCGATGACCAAGGCGAAAGGGAGTGCTTAA